The Streptomyces achromogenes genome window below encodes:
- the proC gene encoding pyrroline-5-carboxylate reductase, with protein MTQKVAVLGTGKIGEALLSGMIRGGWPLADLLVTARRPERAEELRTRYGVTPVTNAEAAKSADTLILTVKPQDMGTLLAELADHVPADRLVISGAAGIPTSFFEERLAPGTPVVRVMTNTPALVDEAMSVISAGTHATADHLVHTEEIFGAVGKTLRVPESQQDACTALSGSGPAYFFYLVEAMTDAGILLGLPRDKAHDLIVQSAIGAATMLRDSGEHPVKLRENVTSPAGTTINAIRELENHGVRAALIAALEAARDRSRALASGKKD; from the coding sequence ATGACCCAGAAAGTCGCAGTCCTCGGCACCGGCAAGATCGGCGAAGCCCTCCTCAGCGGCATGATCCGCGGCGGCTGGCCCCTCGCCGACCTCCTCGTCACCGCCCGCCGCCCCGAGCGCGCCGAAGAACTCCGCACCCGCTACGGGGTCACCCCGGTCACCAACGCCGAGGCCGCCAAGTCCGCCGACACCCTGATCCTCACGGTGAAGCCGCAGGACATGGGCACCCTCCTCGCCGAACTCGCCGACCACGTCCCGGCCGACCGCCTGGTCATCAGCGGAGCGGCCGGCATCCCCACCTCGTTCTTCGAGGAGCGCCTCGCCCCCGGCACCCCCGTCGTCCGCGTCATGACGAACACCCCCGCCCTCGTCGACGAGGCCATGTCCGTCATCTCCGCCGGCACCCACGCCACCGCCGACCACCTCGTGCACACCGAGGAGATCTTCGGCGCCGTCGGCAAGACGCTCCGCGTCCCGGAGTCCCAGCAGGACGCCTGCACCGCGCTCTCCGGCAGCGGCCCGGCCTACTTCTTCTACCTGGTCGAAGCCATGACGGACGCCGGCATCCTGCTCGGCCTGCCCCGCGACAAGGCCCACGACCTGATCGTCCAGTCCGCGATCGGCGCCGCCACGATGCTCCGCGACAGCGGCGAGCACCCGGTCAAGCTCCGCGAGAACGTCACGTCACCCGCCGGCACCACCATCAACGCGATCCGCGAACTCGAGAACCACGGCGTACGGGCCGCGCTCATCGCCGCCCTGGAGGCCGCCCGCGACCGCAGCCGCGCACTGGCCTCCGGCAAAAAGGACTGA
- a CDS encoding HAD family hydrolase, translated as MRYDLVVFDNDGVLVDSEPISNRLLAGYLTELGHPTSYEDSIRDYMGSAMHRIHDLVLQRTGERLPADFDDVFHRRVFEAFERELRPVPGAVTVLEKLAADEVPYCVASSGSHERIRVGHRTTGLDRWFDDSRVFSSQDVGKGKPAPDLFLFAAERMGVEPGRCVVVEDSPLGVQAARAAGMDVYGFTAMTPAAKLAGATQLFADMDQLGDLLV; from the coding sequence ATGCGCTACGACTTGGTGGTCTTCGACAACGACGGTGTCCTCGTGGACAGTGAGCCGATCTCCAACCGCCTGCTGGCCGGGTATCTGACCGAGCTGGGACATCCGACCAGCTACGAGGACTCCATCCGGGACTACATGGGGTCGGCGATGCACCGCATCCACGACCTGGTCCTCCAACGGACGGGGGAACGGCTGCCGGCCGACTTCGACGACGTCTTCCACCGGCGGGTGTTCGAGGCCTTCGAGCGGGAGCTGCGGCCCGTCCCGGGCGCTGTGACCGTGCTGGAGAAGCTGGCGGCGGACGAGGTGCCGTACTGCGTGGCGTCCTCGGGCAGTCATGAGCGGATCCGGGTGGGGCACCGGACGACGGGGCTGGACCGGTGGTTCGACGACAGCCGTGTCTTCAGCTCGCAGGACGTGGGCAAGGGGAAGCCCGCTCCGGACCTCTTCCTCTTCGCGGCCGAGCGGATGGGCGTCGAACCGGGACGGTGTGTGGTCGTAGAGGACAGCCCGCTCGGGGTGCAGGCCGCCCGGGCGGCCGGGATGGACGTGTACGGGTTCACCGCGATGACGCCGGCCGCCAAGCTCGCCGGGGCCACGCAACTCTTCGCGGACATGGATCAGTTGGGTGACCTGCTGGTCTGA
- a CDS encoding NAD-dependent epimerase/dehydratase family protein, with protein sequence MGKVVLVTGVARQLGGRFVRRIQRDPRVDRVVAVDVVRPEHHLGGAEFIQADIRQPTIARVLAETGADTVVHLDVTATALGSGSRTTVKETNVIGTMQLLGACQKSPNVKRLVVKSSTNVYGSASRDPAVFTETTPAKALPSGGFAKDTVEVEGYVRGFARRRPDVAVCVLRFANILGPTAETPLASYFALPVLPTVFGYDPRLQFAHEDDVIQVLRIASHEPERGTLNSGTFNIAGDGVLLLSQCSRRLGRPTVPLLLPAVTWAGSLVRTLGMTDFSPEQIRLLTHGRVVSTVQMRETLGFTPRYTTAETFEDFARAHGPGLLPAEAVAGVVDRIAALPLPGGARGTAPDRSPVTPPTQSAN encoded by the coding sequence TTGGGAAAGGTCGTGCTCGTTACCGGAGTGGCCCGTCAGCTGGGGGGCCGCTTCGTACGGCGGATCCAGCGGGACCCACGGGTCGACCGGGTGGTCGCCGTGGACGTCGTGCGGCCCGAGCATCATCTCGGGGGCGCCGAGTTCATCCAGGCCGACATCCGGCAGCCCACCATCGCGCGGGTGCTGGCCGAGACCGGCGCCGACACGGTCGTCCACCTGGACGTGACGGCGACCGCGCTGGGCAGCGGCAGCCGGACCACGGTCAAGGAGACCAACGTCATCGGGACGATGCAGCTGCTCGGCGCCTGTCAGAAGTCGCCGAACGTGAAGCGGCTCGTCGTGAAGTCCAGCACCAACGTGTACGGGTCCGCGTCCCGGGACCCGGCCGTGTTCACCGAGACCACACCCGCCAAGGCGCTGCCGAGCGGCGGTTTCGCCAAGGACACCGTCGAGGTGGAGGGGTACGTCCGCGGGTTCGCCCGGCGGCGGCCGGACGTCGCCGTGTGCGTGCTGCGGTTCGCCAACATCCTCGGGCCCACCGCCGAGACGCCGCTCGCCTCGTACTTCGCGCTGCCCGTGCTGCCCACGGTGTTCGGCTACGACCCCCGGCTGCAGTTCGCGCACGAGGACGACGTGATCCAGGTGCTGCGGATCGCCTCGCACGAGCCGGAGCGGGGCACGCTCAACAGCGGCACCTTCAACATCGCCGGGGACGGGGTGCTGCTGCTGTCGCAGTGCTCACGGCGGCTCGGGCGGCCCACCGTGCCGCTGCTGCTGCCCGCCGTCACCTGGGCGGGCTCCCTGGTGCGTACGCTGGGCATGACGGACTTCTCGCCGGAACAGATCCGGCTGCTCACCCACGGCCGGGTCGTGTCGACGGTCCAGATGCGCGAGACGCTGGGGTTCACACCCCGGTACACGACGGCCGAGACCTTCGAGGACTTCGCACGCGCCCACGGACCGGGTCTGCTTCCGGCGGAGGCCGTCGCCGGGGTGGTCGACCGGATCGCCGCGCTGCCGCTGCCGGGCGGCGCCCGTGGCACGGCCCCGGACCGGTCCCCGGTCACCCCCCCGACGCAGAGCGCCAACTGA
- a CDS encoding GlxA family transcriptional regulator, producing MKKPAHRVALVAFPGIRAFDVSVITEVWGADRTDRGAPAFDLRRVAADPAAPVPMRGGMALLPDRTLAWLSRADLILVPGLDDHLTPAPAAVLDALRRAHARGTTLAALCGGAFTLAQAGLLDGRRAITHWNLVDLLRTLHPRVTVVPDALFIEDDNIWTAAGTAAGIDLCLHLVRRSHGAEAAATIARSMVTAPFRTGTQAQFIEHPTPRSDRDADALATVREHALRRLHEPLTVADLAAQAGMSPRSFARHFRAETGVTPLRWLLDQRVAAAQRLLERTDLAMPEVARRAGFGSEVTMRQHFASRLATSPRAYRAAFNASSATDSAAAPGSGSATDSATESVSGGSSPIAR from the coding sequence ATGAAGAAGCCCGCGCACCGGGTCGCCCTCGTCGCGTTCCCCGGCATCCGCGCCTTCGACGTCTCCGTCATCACCGAGGTCTGGGGCGCCGACCGCACCGACCGCGGCGCCCCCGCCTTCGATCTGCGCCGCGTCGCCGCCGACCCCGCCGCGCCCGTCCCGATGCGCGGCGGCATGGCCCTCCTCCCGGACCGCACCCTCGCCTGGCTCTCCCGCGCCGACCTGATCCTCGTCCCCGGCCTGGACGACCACCTCACTCCCGCCCCCGCCGCCGTCCTCGACGCCCTCCGCCGGGCCCACGCCCGCGGCACCACCCTCGCCGCCCTCTGCGGCGGCGCCTTCACCCTCGCCCAGGCCGGCCTCCTGGACGGCCGCCGAGCGATCACCCACTGGAACCTCGTCGACCTCCTGCGCACCCTCCACCCCCGGGTCACCGTCGTGCCCGACGCCCTCTTCATCGAGGACGACAACATCTGGACCGCCGCCGGCACGGCAGCCGGCATCGACCTCTGCCTCCACCTGGTCCGCCGCTCCCACGGCGCGGAAGCGGCCGCCACCATCGCCCGCTCGATGGTCACCGCCCCCTTCCGCACCGGCACCCAGGCCCAGTTCATCGAGCACCCCACGCCCCGCTCGGACCGGGACGCCGACGCCCTCGCCACCGTGCGCGAACACGCCCTGCGCCGACTGCACGAACCGCTCACCGTCGCCGACCTCGCCGCGCAGGCCGGCATGTCCCCGCGCAGTTTCGCCCGCCACTTCAGGGCCGAGACCGGGGTCACCCCCCTGCGCTGGCTCCTCGACCAGCGCGTCGCCGCCGCCCAGCGACTCCTCGAACGCACGGACCTCGCCATGCCGGAGGTCGCCCGGCGCGCCGGCTTCGGCAGCGAGGTCACGATGCGCCAGCACTTCGCCTCACGCCTCGCCACCAGCCCCCGCGCCTACCGAGCCGCGTTCAACGCCTCCTCCGCCACCGACTCCGCAGCGGCCCCCGGCAGCGGCTCCGCCACCGATTCGGCCACCGAGTCCGTCAGCGGCGGAAGCAGTCCGATCGCGCGATAG
- a CDS encoding 30S ribosomal protein bS22, giving the protein MGSVIKKRRKRMAKKKHRKLLKRTRVQRRNKK; this is encoded by the coding sequence GTGGGCTCTGTTATCAAGAAGCGGCGCAAGCGGATGGCCAAGAAGAAGCACCGCAAGCTGCTCAAGCGCACGCGCGTTCAGCGTCGCAACAAGAAGTAG
- a CDS encoding MFS transporter, whose product MTDVLRRGRASLAFSFFAQGVAFALLVTRIPAIQDRYGVSDALLPAFLAAVPVLAGVGSVTTEQLVKRIPPSRLLRWSQPVVLLALLGVGAGRGMAELGVALAVFGLAVGALDASMNMLGVSLQRTYGRSIMLSFHAVYSLGGILGASLAWAGAHWHLALWVSYLPVVAVLLPAALLGSRWYVDGGAEAGGAAVEDGKASGGETGLVFKVLLPLCLVMSFAYIGDSTVSNWSAKYLQDVLGSSEQLATVPYNVYMVTTLLGRAIGDFGVRRFGAAAVVRLGALVAAAGFAVVAVAPGAWVGMLGFTLVGLGLCVLVPQTFAAAGRLFPGASDAAIARLNIFNYVGFLVGSPLVGALGDAWSYRGAMVVPMVLVLVTLAYARSFAAQPDRYGDGHERPRTADVGRGSNGL is encoded by the coding sequence ATGACAGATGTGCTGCGGCGCGGTAGGGCCTCTCTGGCGTTCAGCTTCTTCGCGCAGGGGGTCGCCTTCGCGTTGCTCGTGACCAGGATTCCGGCCATCCAGGACAGGTACGGGGTTTCTGACGCGTTGTTGCCCGCCTTCCTGGCCGCCGTCCCGGTCCTCGCGGGCGTCGGCAGTGTGACGACCGAGCAGCTGGTGAAGCGGATACCGCCCAGCCGGCTGCTGCGCTGGTCCCAGCCGGTGGTGCTGCTGGCGCTGCTCGGGGTCGGGGCGGGGCGGGGAATGGCCGAGCTGGGGGTCGCCCTGGCCGTGTTCGGACTGGCCGTCGGTGCGCTGGACGCCTCGATGAACATGCTCGGGGTGAGTCTGCAACGGACGTACGGGCGCAGCATCATGCTCAGCTTCCACGCGGTGTACAGCCTGGGCGGGATCCTGGGGGCCTCGCTCGCCTGGGCGGGGGCGCACTGGCATCTGGCGCTGTGGGTGTCGTATCTGCCGGTGGTGGCGGTGCTGTTGCCGGCGGCGTTGCTGGGCAGCCGGTGGTACGTGGACGGGGGTGCGGAGGCCGGCGGAGCGGCGGTGGAGGACGGGAAGGCGAGCGGCGGCGAGACGGGCCTCGTCTTCAAGGTGCTGCTGCCGCTGTGTCTGGTGATGAGCTTCGCCTACATCGGGGACTCGACGGTCTCCAACTGGAGCGCGAAGTATCTGCAGGACGTGCTGGGGAGCTCGGAGCAGCTGGCGACGGTCCCCTACAACGTCTACATGGTGACCACGCTGCTGGGGCGGGCCATCGGGGACTTCGGGGTGCGGCGGTTCGGGGCCGCGGCGGTGGTGCGGCTGGGGGCGCTGGTCGCGGCGGCGGGGTTCGCGGTGGTGGCGGTCGCGCCGGGGGCGTGGGTCGGGATGCTGGGGTTCACCCTCGTGGGGCTGGGCCTGTGCGTGCTGGTGCCGCAGACGTTCGCGGCGGCGGGGCGGCTGTTCCCGGGGGCCTCGGATGCGGCGATCGCCCGTCTCAACATCTTCAACTACGTCGGGTTCCTGGTCGGGTCGCCGTTGGTGGGGGCGCTGGGCGACGCGTGGAGCTATCGGGGGGCGATGGTCGTGCCGATGGTGTTGGTGCTGGTGACGTTGGCGTACGCCCGTTCGTTCGCGGCTCAACCGGACCGATACGGTGACGGGCATGAGCGGCCGCGCACAGCTGATGTGGGACGAGGCAGTAACGGGCTATGA
- a CDS encoding ABC transporter ATP-binding protein — MMNSRRPGARPPDAPAVRAEGLTVVRGPRTVLHALDFTVPRGQITGLLGPSGCGKSTLMRSIVGTQAKVAGTLDVLGRPAGHAALRTRIGYVTQAPSVYDDLTIRQNLDYFAAILDPGRAAADRRQENVTRAIADVDLTTHADALAGNLSGGQRNRVSLAVALLGAPELLVLDEPTVGLDPVLRRDLWNLFHDIAATRGATLLVSSHVMDEAERCHRLLLMREGEILADATPDELRTRTDAETVESAFLHLVDAATEAARAKETTR; from the coding sequence ATGATGAATTCCAGGCGGCCCGGCGCCCGCCCACCTGACGCACCCGCCGTACGCGCCGAAGGCCTGACCGTGGTCCGCGGCCCGCGCACCGTCCTGCACGCCCTCGACTTCACCGTCCCCCGCGGCCAGATCACCGGCCTGCTCGGGCCCTCCGGCTGCGGCAAGTCGACCCTCATGCGGTCGATCGTCGGCACCCAGGCCAAGGTCGCCGGGACCCTCGACGTGCTGGGCCGTCCCGCCGGCCACGCCGCCCTCCGCACCCGCATCGGTTACGTCACCCAGGCCCCGTCGGTCTACGACGACCTGACGATCCGCCAGAACCTGGACTACTTCGCCGCGATCCTCGACCCGGGCCGGGCGGCAGCGGACCGCCGCCAGGAGAACGTCACCCGGGCCATCGCCGACGTGGACCTCACCACCCACGCCGACGCCCTCGCCGGCAACCTCTCCGGCGGTCAGCGCAACCGGGTCTCCCTGGCCGTCGCCCTGCTGGGCGCCCCGGAACTTCTGGTCCTCGACGAACCGACCGTCGGTCTGGACCCGGTCCTGCGCCGCGACCTCTGGAACCTCTTCCACGACATCGCCGCCACCCGGGGCGCGACCCTCCTCGTCTCCTCCCACGTCATGGACGAGGCCGAGCGCTGCCACCGCCTGCTCCTCATGCGCGAGGGCGAGATCCTCGCCGACGCCACCCCCGACGAACTGCGCACCCGCACCGACGCGGAGACGGTCGAGTCGGCCTTCCTGCACCTGGTGGACGCCGCGACGGAAGCGGCCCGCGCGAAGGAGACCACCCGATGA
- a CDS encoding cysteine hydrolase family protein — MDIAENAALVVVDVQKGFEELGFWGERNNPEADDNIAALIDAWQASGRPVVFVRHDSSGPRSPLRTGYQGNDFKEYVQERRGRGPGAELLVTKTVNSAFLGTPDLGAWLTAQGITQIVVAGIQTNMCAETTARMGGNLGYDVLFAYDATYTFGLEGPFGWRRSAEELAQASAVSLHGGGFARVVTTKEIVGAAGG, encoded by the coding sequence ATGGACATCGCAGAGAACGCAGCGCTGGTGGTCGTGGACGTGCAGAAGGGTTTCGAGGAACTCGGGTTCTGGGGTGAGCGGAACAATCCGGAGGCGGACGACAACATCGCCGCCCTCATCGACGCCTGGCAGGCCTCGGGGCGGCCGGTCGTGTTCGTGCGGCACGACTCGTCGGGGCCGCGGTCCCCGTTGCGGACGGGGTATCAGGGGAACGACTTCAAGGAGTACGTGCAGGAGAGAAGGGGACGGGGCCCGGGGGCGGAGCTGCTCGTCACGAAGACCGTGAACTCGGCCTTCCTCGGGACGCCGGATCTGGGGGCCTGGCTGACGGCTCAGGGGATCACGCAGATCGTGGTGGCCGGGATCCAGACCAACATGTGCGCGGAGACGACGGCACGGATGGGCGGGAACCTCGGGTACGACGTGCTGTTCGCGTACGACGCGACCTACACGTTCGGCCTGGAGGGGCCGTTCGGCTGGCGGCGGAGCGCCGAGGAGCTGGCGCAGGCCTCGGCGGTGTCGCTGCACGGGGGCGGGTTCGCGCGCGTGGTGACCACGAAGGAGATCGTGGGGGCGGCCGGCGGGTGA
- a CDS encoding phosphatase has translation MLSTGALRAHLLAARLAGVVATSREVSLRSYRLFAARDPRVLIGLDPAGSWGQREVLALMADKCGVSADPGCVSGHDVIDPERTLAALDAFAERLVSVAQRGAAVLLGTGHPQRLLGFYAGLADALQTAGCEVLTPAQGRCVDITTRFGLRPHALDYVRGVAVVREAEGERAGCATGAHSHSPLPVRVALAAAAEAGGPLPELVIGDHGWVCGAGQLGFEAVGLADTDDPALFVGEAEGVVSVAVPLDDAVRSDYYRPLTRYVLNRACLSQ, from the coding sequence GTGTTGAGTACCGGGGCGCTTCGGGCGCATCTGCTCGCCGCGCGGTTGGCCGGGGTGGTCGCGACCTCCCGCGAGGTGAGTCTGCGGAGCTATCGGCTCTTCGCCGCCCGGGATCCGCGCGTGCTGATCGGGCTCGATCCTGCGGGGAGTTGGGGGCAGCGGGAGGTGCTCGCGCTGATGGCGGACAAGTGTGGGGTTTCGGCCGATCCGGGATGCGTGTCGGGGCATGATGTGATCGATCCCGAGCGGACTCTGGCCGCTCTCGACGCGTTCGCGGAGCGGCTCGTCTCGGTCGCCCAGCGTGGCGCGGCGGTGCTGCTCGGTACCGGGCATCCGCAGCGGCTGCTGGGTTTCTACGCCGGTCTTGCGGACGCTTTGCAGACGGCGGGATGTGAAGTTCTCACCCCGGCGCAGGGTCGCTGTGTCGACATAACGACCCGGTTCGGCCTACGCCCCCACGCCCTGGACTACGTACGAGGGGTGGCGGTCGTCCGGGAGGCGGAGGGCGAACGCGCCGGTTGTGCGACCGGTGCGCACAGTCATTCTCCGCTGCCGGTTCGGGTGGCGCTCGCCGCGGCGGCCGAGGCCGGCGGGCCGTTGCCCGAGCTGGTGATCGGGGACCACGGATGGGTCTGCGGGGCTGGTCAGCTGGGGTTCGAGGCGGTCGGGCTGGCCGACACCGACGACCCCGCGCTGTTCGTGGGAGAGGCCGAGGGGGTCGTCTCGGTGGCCGTTCCGCTTGATGACGCCGTGCGGTCCGATTACTACAGGCCGCTGACCCGCTACGTACTCAATCGAGCGTGTCTGTCACAGTAG
- a CDS encoding helix-turn-helix domain-containing protein, with amino-acid sequence MAAAGERPLNEVQFLTVAEVASVMRVSKMTVYRLVHSGHLPAIRVGRSFRVPEQAVHEYLRESYVGVETA; translated from the coding sequence ATGGCTGCAGCTGGCGAGAGGCCTCTGAACGAGGTTCAGTTCCTGACCGTGGCGGAAGTCGCCTCGGTGATGCGAGTGTCGAAGATGACCGTGTACCGGTTGGTGCACAGTGGTCATCTGCCCGCGATCCGGGTGGGGCGGTCCTTCCGCGTCCCCGAGCAAGCGGTTCACGAGTACCTCCGCGAGAGCTACGTGGGGGTGGAAACCGCCTGA
- a CDS encoding ABC transporter permease: MTTTTPPETPGAPAPVRAPAPTGALNASRTAATAARVLRQLRHDPRTIALMILIPCVMLFLLRYVFDGSPRTFDNVGASLLGIFPLITMFLVTSIATLRERTSGTLERLLAMPLGKGDLIAGYALAFGALAIVQSALATGLAVWFLDLDVTGSPWLLLLVALLDALLGTALGLFVSAFAASEFQAVQFMPAVIFPQLLLCGLFAPRDTMHPALETLSDVLPMSYAVDGMNEVLTHTDMTATFVRDVLIVGGCALLVLCLGAATLRRRTQ; this comes from the coding sequence ATGACCACCACCACGCCCCCCGAGACCCCGGGCGCCCCCGCCCCCGTCCGCGCACCCGCCCCGACCGGTGCCCTGAACGCCTCCCGGACCGCCGCCACGGCCGCCCGCGTCCTGCGCCAACTGCGCCACGACCCCCGCACCATCGCGCTGATGATCCTCATCCCCTGCGTGATGCTGTTCCTGCTCCGGTACGTCTTCGACGGCAGCCCCCGGACCTTCGACAACGTCGGCGCGTCCCTGCTGGGCATCTTCCCGCTGATCACGATGTTCCTGGTCACGTCCATCGCCACCCTGCGCGAACGCACCTCGGGCACCCTCGAACGCCTCCTCGCGATGCCCCTCGGCAAGGGCGACCTCATCGCCGGCTACGCCCTGGCCTTCGGCGCCCTCGCGATCGTCCAGTCGGCCCTCGCCACCGGCCTGGCCGTCTGGTTCCTCGACCTGGACGTCACCGGCAGCCCCTGGCTGCTCCTCCTGGTAGCCCTCCTCGACGCGCTGCTCGGCACCGCCCTCGGCCTCTTCGTCTCGGCGTTCGCCGCCTCCGAGTTCCAGGCGGTCCAGTTCATGCCGGCGGTGATCTTCCCCCAGCTCCTCCTCTGCGGCCTCTTCGCCCCGCGCGACACCATGCACCCCGCTCTGGAGACCCTCTCCGACGTCCTCCCCATGTCGTACGCGGTCGACGGCATGAACGAGGTCCTCACCCACACCGACATGACGGCCACCTTCGTACGGGACGTCCTCATCGTCGGCGGCTGCGCCCTCCTCGTCCTCTGCCTGGGCGCCGCAACCCTCCGACGCCGTACGCAGTGA
- a CDS encoding acetoin utilization protein AcuC produces the protein MSGRAQLMWDEAVTGYDFGPGHPMDPVRLDLTRRLVGALGLDREVDVVSAKPAGESTLRLVHREDYVDAVKAASAEPAAADQSYGLGTMDDPAFAGMHEVSALIAGLSVGAAEAVWRGEALHAVNFAGGLHHAMPGGASGFCIYNDASLAIARLLELGARRVAYVDVDVHHGDGVQAAFWEDPRVLTVSLHEHPRTLFPQTGWPEETGGEAAQGSAVNVALPAGTGDAGWLRAFHAVVPELIADFRPDVLVTQHGADTHFEDPLAHLAVSLDAQRAVQVACHELAHEHAGGKWIALGGGGYAVVDVVPRSWAHLVGVAGGVPVPPETVIPEGWRQDVFARTRQLGPMRMTDGRWPVGWAGWDSGYDPADRLDQAVLATRRAVFPLRGLLA, from the coding sequence ATGAGCGGCCGCGCACAGCTGATGTGGGACGAGGCAGTAACGGGCTATGACTTCGGGCCCGGGCATCCGATGGATCCGGTCCGGCTGGATCTGACCCGGAGACTGGTCGGGGCCCTGGGGCTGGACCGGGAGGTGGACGTCGTCTCGGCGAAGCCGGCCGGGGAGTCGACGCTGCGGCTCGTGCACCGGGAGGATTACGTCGACGCGGTGAAGGCGGCGTCGGCCGAGCCGGCGGCGGCGGACCAGTCGTACGGACTGGGGACGATGGACGACCCGGCGTTCGCGGGGATGCACGAGGTGTCCGCGCTGATCGCCGGGCTGTCGGTGGGGGCGGCCGAGGCCGTGTGGCGGGGCGAGGCGCTGCACGCGGTGAACTTCGCGGGCGGGCTGCACCATGCGATGCCCGGGGGAGCGTCCGGGTTCTGCATCTACAACGACGCCTCGCTGGCGATCGCCCGGCTGTTGGAGCTCGGGGCGCGGCGGGTCGCGTACGTGGATGTGGACGTGCATCACGGGGACGGGGTCCAGGCGGCGTTCTGGGAGGACCCGCGGGTGCTGACGGTCTCCTTGCACGAGCATCCGCGGACGTTGTTCCCGCAGACGGGCTGGCCGGAGGAGACCGGTGGAGAGGCCGCGCAGGGGTCGGCGGTGAACGTCGCGCTGCCGGCCGGGACCGGGGACGCGGGGTGGCTGCGGGCGTTCCACGCGGTGGTGCCGGAGCTGATCGCCGACTTCCGGCCGGATGTGCTGGTGACCCAGCACGGGGCCGACACGCACTTCGAGGACCCGTTGGCCCATCTCGCGGTGTCGCTCGACGCGCAGCGGGCGGTGCAGGTGGCCTGTCATGAGTTGGCGCACGAGCACGCCGGGGGGAAGTGGATCGCGCTCGGCGGTGGCGGCTACGCGGTGGTGGACGTGGTGCCGCGGTCGTGGGCGCATCTGGTGGGGGTGGCGGGTGGGGTGCCGGTGCCGCCGGAGACGGTGATTCCGGAGGGGTGGCGGCAGGACGTCTTCGCTCGTACGCGGCAGTTGGGGCCGATGCGGATGACCGACGGGCGGTGGCCGGTGGGGTGGGCCGGGTGGGACTCGGGGTACGACCCCGCCGATCGGTTGGATCAGGCGGTGCTGGCCACTCGGCGGGCGGTGTTCCCGTTGCGGGGGCTGCTGGCGTAG
- a CDS encoding VC0807 family protein: MTTNQHKKQNAFAPLIVDVAVPLGSYYLFKGAFGMSTFAALGWSSVVPAARTLWSVARERTLNGLAGLILVVNVVGLVLSFVAGDPRLMLAKDSGVSSTVGIGILVSVMLGKPMMTAALKPFLVKGNAVRDAAWERLASGASVASEDFRKRERAFSVVWGAVLLAECVVRVVGAYTVPVDTMVWLGSVIMIVAIVLGIVLGGALGAGPMEAMVSFEAKAADAGVADAEAGDGVEVEGLRAVRPEAALAR, translated from the coding sequence ATGACGACGAACCAGCACAAGAAGCAGAACGCCTTCGCCCCGCTCATCGTGGACGTGGCGGTGCCGCTCGGGTCGTACTACCTCTTCAAAGGCGCGTTCGGGATGAGCACCTTCGCCGCTCTCGGCTGGAGCAGCGTGGTGCCGGCGGCGCGGACGCTGTGGAGCGTGGCCAGGGAGCGGACGCTCAACGGGCTCGCCGGGCTGATCCTCGTCGTCAACGTCGTCGGACTGGTGCTCAGCTTCGTCGCCGGTGACCCGCGGCTGATGCTGGCCAAGGACAGCGGGGTCAGCAGCACGGTCGGGATCGGGATCCTGGTCTCCGTGATGCTGGGGAAGCCGATGATGACCGCGGCGCTCAAGCCGTTCCTGGTGAAGGGGAACGCCGTCCGGGACGCCGCGTGGGAGCGGCTGGCGAGCGGGGCGTCGGTGGCGTCGGAGGACTTCCGGAAGCGGGAGCGGGCCTTCTCGGTCGTGTGGGGTGCGGTGCTGCTCGCCGAGTGCGTCGTGCGGGTCGTCGGGGCCTATACGGTGCCGGTGGACACGATGGTGTGGCTCGGCTCGGTCATCATGATCGTGGCGATCGTGCTGGGGATCGTGCTCGGCGGGGCGCTGGGCGCGGGGCCGATGGAGGCGATGGTGTCCTTCGAGGCGAAGGCCGCGGACGCCGGCGTGGCGGACGCCGAGGCGGGGGACGGTGTGGAGGTCGAGGGGCTTCGGGCCGTGCGGCCCGAGGCGGCCCTCGCCCGGTAG